The Pseudomonas triclosanedens genome has a window encoding:
- a CDS encoding acetyltransferase translates to MSHKLIIAGDSAFAEIAYEYFTHDSEYEVVGFTVERDYLRKTELFGLPVVPFEDLEAHFAPAQHAFFAAATYTQLNRLRTRLYLDAKARGYTPASYISSRAFLWRNVTLGEHCFIFEDNTVQPFVGIGDNVVLWSGNHIGHHSRIGDNCFIASHAVVSGFCEIGANCFLGVNVTLVNNIRIGDDCLIGAGALVAKDVEEDSLVKTAPGSAGPSARRYFKVRD, encoded by the coding sequence ATGAGCCACAAGCTGATCATCGCTGGCGACAGCGCGTTCGCCGAGATCGCCTACGAATACTTCACCCACGATTCGGAGTACGAGGTGGTGGGTTTCACCGTGGAGCGCGACTACCTGCGCAAGACAGAGCTGTTCGGCCTGCCGGTGGTGCCGTTCGAGGATCTGGAAGCGCATTTTGCGCCAGCGCAGCATGCGTTCTTCGCCGCGGCCACCTACACCCAGCTCAACCGCTTGCGCACGCGCCTGTATCTCGATGCCAAGGCTCGTGGCTACACGCCGGCCAGCTACATCAGTTCGCGCGCCTTCCTCTGGCGCAACGTGACGCTGGGCGAGCACTGCTTCATCTTCGAAGACAACACCGTGCAACCCTTCGTTGGCATTGGCGACAACGTGGTGCTGTGGAGTGGCAACCACATCGGCCACCACAGCCGTATCGGTGACAACTGCTTCATCGCCTCCCATGCCGTGGTGTCGGGATTCTGCGAGATCGGCGCTAACTGCTTCCTCGGCGTCAATGTCACGCTGGTGAACAACATCCGAATCGGTGACGACTGCCTGATCGGTGCCGGTGCGCTGGTGGCCAAGGATGTCGAGGAGGACAGTCTGGTGAAGACTGCGCCCGGCAGTGCAGGTCCCAGCGCACGCCGCTATTTCAAGGTCAGGGACTGA
- a CDS encoding sugar 3,4-ketoisomerase, whose protein sequence is MSLQHVRIIDLPRILDPRGNLTFIEGGNHVPFDIKRVYYLYDVPGGAHRGGHAHRELHQLIIAMSGSFDILLDDGKTRFKYHLNRSYYGLYIPPMMWREIDNFSSGSVCMVLASAPFDEADYYRDYAEFQHDVLGKPA, encoded by the coding sequence ATGTCCTTGCAACACGTACGCATCATCGACCTGCCGCGCATCCTCGACCCGCGGGGCAACCTGACCTTCATCGAGGGCGGCAACCATGTGCCGTTCGACATCAAGCGTGTCTACTACCTCTACGATGTGCCGGGCGGTGCCCATCGCGGTGGCCACGCCCATCGCGAGCTGCACCAGCTGATCATCGCGATGTCCGGCAGCTTCGACATCCTGCTCGACGACGGCAAGACCCGCTTCAAGTACCACCTCAACCGCTCCTACTACGGCCTGTACATCCCGCCGATGATGTGGCGCGAGATCGACAACTTCTCCTCCGGCTCGGTGTGTATGGTGCTGGCCTCCGCACCGTTCGACGAGGCCGACTACTACCGCGACTACGCGGAATTTCAGCACGATGTGCTCGGCAAGCCGGCATGA
- a CDS encoding class I SAM-dependent methyltransferase, producing the protein MSKDRFADYRQLGYDDFRQLASRDDLSLHQKIGFPNEYREGFAQVILADVRAKLPALDRPAAVVLDIGAGCGELALQMQRQARVLEQRLLLNDSAEVLAALPESAGSQKVAGRFPEELGEYLDGWRGGFDAVLCYSVFQYVFAEGRPFDFLDQALALLAPGGRLLIGDLPSSGMLQRFLASDSGKAYHRQYSGRDEDPEVHFNRLQPGRIDDAVLLGLMARARAAGFDAWLVPQPSSLPMANRREDLLFQRPGARP; encoded by the coding sequence ATGAGTAAGGACCGTTTCGCCGACTATCGCCAACTGGGTTACGACGACTTCCGCCAGTTGGCGTCGCGCGACGACCTGAGCCTGCACCAGAAGATCGGCTTTCCCAACGAGTATCGCGAAGGGTTTGCCCAGGTGATTCTCGCCGACGTGCGCGCCAAGCTGCCGGCGCTCGACCGTCCTGCCGCAGTCGTGCTGGATATCGGCGCCGGTTGCGGCGAGCTGGCGTTGCAGATGCAACGCCAGGCCCGGGTGCTTGAGCAGCGCCTGCTGCTCAACGACTCCGCCGAGGTGCTGGCGGCCCTGCCCGAATCGGCGGGCAGCCAGAAGGTGGCGGGGCGCTTCCCCGAGGAGTTGGGCGAGTATCTCGATGGCTGGCGCGGCGGTTTCGACGCGGTGCTCTGCTACAGCGTGTTCCAGTACGTCTTCGCCGAGGGTAGGCCGTTCGATTTCCTCGACCAGGCACTGGCCCTGCTGGCGCCTGGTGGCCGCCTGCTGATCGGCGACCTGCCCAGTTCGGGTATGCTCCAGCGCTTCCTCGCCTCCGACAGCGGCAAGGCTTACCACCGCCAGTACAGCGGGCGCGACGAAGACCCCGAGGTCCACTTCAATCGACTGCAGCCGGGCCGGATCGACGATGCGGTGCTTCTGGGCCTGATGGCGCGTGCGCGCGCCGCCGGCTTCGACGCCTGGCTGGTGCCGCAGCCGTCTTCGCTGCCAATGGCCAACCGTCGTGAAGACCTGCTGTTCCAGCGCCCCGGAGCACGGCCATGA
- a CDS encoding flagellar protein FlaG, with the protein MDVGNIAGLSAFKSASRSDPALPATPAAGRQEGEGEPTERSDSRARLDAAVSDIQKHVQGVRRNLNFSIDDTTGDVVVKVIDGDSGKVVRQIPSEEVLKLAARLDDMRSLMFEAQA; encoded by the coding sequence ATGGACGTTGGAAACATAGCCGGGCTTTCGGCGTTCAAGAGCGCCTCGCGCAGCGATCCCGCGCTCCCCGCAACCCCCGCTGCCGGCCGGCAGGAAGGGGAGGGTGAGCCGACGGAGCGCAGCGATTCGCGCGCGCGGCTGGACGCCGCCGTGTCGGATATCCAGAAGCATGTGCAGGGCGTACGCCGCAATCTCAATTTCAGCATCGACGACACGACCGGTGATGTAGTGGTCAAGGTCATCGATGGCGACTCCGGCAAGGTGGTGCGGCAAATTCCTTCCGAGGAAGTGCTGAAACTTGCCGCTCGACTCGACGATATGCGCAGCCTGATGTTCGAAGCCCAGGCATGA
- a CDS encoding glycoside hydrolase family protein, which translates to MRWRKLGLIPSPRVGDWAVSHAMIPTPVLLADRIRLYVSCLDGQGIGRPGYVEVALDDPTQVLHVCAEPLLDAGRPGTFDENGAVVCSVVPGPVPGQWLMYYVGFELGTRIRYRLLTGIALSDDDGQTWRRWRETPALERSPKELFFRCGPFVQREAGGYRMWYIAGSQWTQVQGKPMPVYELRYLESPDGLVWGDTGQLCMALDPQRDEHGFGRPWVMREEGRYHLYYSIRRASLGAYRLGFATSVDGLDWRRDDAAMGLDVSAEGWDSQAIMYAAALRVGQRTYCFYNGNDFGRDGIGVAVRDDA; encoded by the coding sequence ATGCGCTGGCGCAAGCTGGGGCTGATTCCATCGCCGCGCGTTGGCGACTGGGCGGTGAGCCACGCGATGATCCCAACCCCGGTGCTGCTGGCGGATCGTATCCGCCTCTACGTGTCCTGCCTGGACGGGCAGGGTATCGGCCGGCCCGGCTATGTCGAGGTAGCGCTCGACGACCCCACGCAGGTACTGCATGTCTGCGCCGAGCCGCTGCTGGATGCTGGCCGTCCGGGTACCTTCGATGAGAACGGCGCGGTGGTGTGCTCGGTCGTCCCTGGCCCCGTACCGGGCCAGTGGCTGATGTACTACGTAGGCTTCGAGCTGGGTACGCGGATTCGCTATCGGCTGCTCACCGGTATCGCCCTGAGCGACGACGACGGCCAGACCTGGCGCCGCTGGCGCGAGACGCCCGCGCTTGAGCGCAGCCCGAAGGAGCTGTTCTTCCGCTGCGGGCCGTTCGTGCAGCGCGAGGCCGGCGGCTACCGCATGTGGTACATCGCTGGCAGCCAGTGGACCCAGGTGCAGGGCAAGCCGATGCCGGTTTACGAACTGCGCTACCTGGAGTCGCCCGATGGCCTTGTCTGGGGCGATACCGGCCAGTTGTGCATGGCGCTCGATCCCCAGCGCGACGAACACGGTTTCGGGCGTCCCTGGGTCATGCGCGAAGAAGGCCGATACCACCTGTATTACTCGATTCGCCGCGCATCGCTCGGGGCTTACCGGCTGGGTTTCGCAACGTCCGTGGATGGCCTGGACTGGCGGCGCGACGATGCCGCGATGGGGCTGGATGTGTCGGCTGAAGGCTGGGACAGCCAGGCGATCATGTATGCCGCCGCGTTGCGTGTGGGCCAGCGCACCTACTGCTTCTACAACGGCAACGACTTCGGCCGCGACGGCATCGGCGTCGCCGTGCGAGACGACGCATGA
- a CDS encoding glycosyltransferase: MSQPTVSVFIPSYNYERYIAEAIDSILAQTWQDWELVIVDDASTDGSRALIERYVERYPQKIRAHFLEQNGGQARSARLGLQLCRGRYISFLAADDVATPQRLEQGVALLDSRPDVAAAFSRVGAIDAQGRELQVETVFNKDFSSMRQELLAGNFLCATSTIARRDVLLAEGAWNSELRAVEDYDLWVRLLARHELVRVDEVWVKYRLHDSNLSSITNLDGVRANARYETLMVALSAIDLWPIEKIFDFVHAPGTAGHELEVGAARLSLARHCLQLDQQYCGRPLLGTGKAYALALQVSLATPDHPELPGVLAAIYAALGDQPRAHGERSMLARDWLAQPRSDAPCFSYDRWIAERVVDESAPSVEALVQHLAPAFDFRIEILAADGAVEAVERTLASLARQQGGFNLAVRVHGLTEAPRRVAGLAIECCPQGEEWVERINTGLQDAPSGWLVLLEAGDQLVDHALVLLAERAQAEPGMACCYFDQDQLVDGVPSAPVFKPDFNLDLLRSYPYVGACVALDARALSELGGLNPEHGRLATVDLFLRAAETRGLDSIGHIAEVLVHGERSLGQWLTDERVVAEVPRVVSAHLQRLGVPHRIEPGVLPMINRVTYDYPEQPLVSILVPTRDQLPLLQRCVESLLDKTRYRHYELLIIDNGSQDADAVQWLAGIDALDSEQVRVLRYPQPFNFSAMNNFAARQARGEYLVLLNNDTAIIDGGWLDALLNHARRPEVGVVGAKLYYPDGRIQHGGVVLGLNGPADHPFMGAEHNAPGYMHRLLVDQNYSAVTAACLMIRRSLYDDVQGMDEVDFKVSYNDVDLCLKAREAGYLAVWTPYAEVLHEGSVSQKHVDPATQAQKAQRFQGEQQAMYRKWLPLLARDPAYNRNLSLGRAGFEVELTRNLAWQPFSQPLRPRVLCYPADHFGCGHYRVRQPFQSLLRQDLIEGALSENLLDAVELARFEADVVVYQRQTSDAQLASIERTRGLTGAFRVYELDDYLPNLPMKNLHREEMPKDVLRSLRRAVSMMDRFVVSTAPLAEAFADLHADIRVMPNRLPVDWWGGLSSQRRVGRKPRVGWAGGVGHSGDLELIADVVRDLAGEVEWVFFGLCPDKLRPYIHEWHPGVAIADYPARLASLNLDLALAPLEQNRFNECKSNLRLLEYGVLGFPVICSDILPYRGDLPVTLVKNRYRDWVDAIRAHLADLDAAARAGDALREAVRRNWMLDGANLHDWARVWLPD; encoded by the coding sequence ATGAGTCAGCCCACGGTCAGTGTCTTCATCCCGTCCTATAACTACGAGCGCTACATTGCCGAGGCGATCGACTCGATCCTTGCCCAGACCTGGCAGGACTGGGAGCTGGTGATCGTCGATGACGCTTCCACCGACGGCAGCCGGGCGTTGATCGAGCGCTACGTCGAGCGCTATCCGCAGAAGATTCGCGCGCATTTCCTCGAACAGAACGGCGGCCAGGCGCGCTCGGCGCGGCTGGGGCTGCAACTGTGCCGGGGTCGCTACATCTCCTTCCTGGCCGCCGACGACGTGGCGACGCCGCAGCGCCTGGAGCAGGGCGTGGCGTTGCTGGACAGCCGCCCGGATGTCGCGGCTGCCTTCTCCAGGGTCGGCGCCATCGATGCGCAGGGCAGGGAGCTCCAGGTGGAGACGGTGTTCAACAAGGACTTCTCGTCCATGCGCCAGGAGCTGCTCGCCGGCAATTTCCTCTGCGCGACGTCCACCATCGCCCGCCGCGACGTACTGCTGGCCGAGGGCGCCTGGAATTCCGAGCTGCGTGCAGTGGAGGACTACGACCTGTGGGTACGCCTGCTGGCGCGGCACGAACTGGTGCGTGTCGACGAGGTCTGGGTCAAGTACCGTCTGCACGACAGCAACCTGAGCAGTATCACCAACCTAGACGGCGTTCGTGCCAATGCGCGCTACGAGACGCTGATGGTGGCGCTCAGCGCCATCGATCTGTGGCCTATCGAGAAGATCTTCGATTTCGTGCATGCGCCGGGTACTGCCGGCCACGAGCTGGAAGTGGGGGCTGCCCGGTTGAGTCTGGCCCGGCATTGCCTGCAACTCGATCAGCAGTACTGCGGCCGCCCGCTGCTGGGCACCGGCAAGGCTTATGCGCTGGCGCTGCAGGTTTCCCTGGCCACGCCGGATCACCCGGAGCTGCCAGGTGTTCTCGCAGCCATCTATGCCGCACTTGGCGACCAGCCGCGTGCCCACGGCGAGCGCTCGATGCTCGCTCGTGACTGGCTGGCGCAGCCCCGTTCCGACGCGCCGTGCTTCAGCTACGACCGCTGGATCGCGGAGCGCGTGGTGGACGAGTCCGCTCCCTCAGTGGAAGCGCTGGTGCAGCACTTGGCGCCAGCCTTCGATTTCCGTATCGAGATCCTCGCGGCAGACGGTGCGGTCGAGGCGGTGGAGCGCACGCTCGCCAGCCTGGCCCGACAGCAGGGTGGCTTCAATCTCGCGGTGCGCGTGCACGGCCTGACGGAAGCGCCGCGGCGGGTCGCCGGGCTGGCCATCGAGTGTTGCCCGCAGGGCGAGGAATGGGTCGAACGCATCAACACCGGGCTTCAGGATGCGCCTTCGGGCTGGCTGGTACTGCTGGAGGCTGGCGATCAACTGGTCGACCATGCGCTGGTGCTGCTGGCCGAGCGTGCCCAGGCGGAGCCGGGCATGGCCTGCTGTTACTTCGATCAGGACCAACTCGTGGACGGCGTGCCGAGCGCGCCGGTGTTCAAGCCCGACTTCAATCTGGATCTGCTGCGCAGCTATCCCTATGTCGGAGCCTGCGTGGCACTCGACGCGAGGGCGCTGTCCGAGCTGGGTGGCCTGAACCCGGAGCATGGGCGTCTGGCCACGGTGGACCTGTTCCTGCGCGCGGCGGAGACCAGGGGGCTGGACAGCATCGGCCACATCGCCGAAGTGCTGGTTCATGGCGAGCGTTCCCTGGGGCAATGGCTGACCGATGAGCGCGTGGTCGCCGAGGTGCCGCGCGTGGTGTCCGCACACCTCCAGCGCCTGGGGGTGCCGCATCGCATCGAGCCGGGCGTGCTGCCGATGATCAACCGGGTCACCTACGACTACCCGGAGCAGCCGCTGGTCTCCATCCTCGTACCTACCCGCGACCAGTTGCCGCTGCTGCAGCGCTGCGTGGAGAGCCTGCTGGATAAGACCCGCTACCGGCACTACGAGCTGCTCATCATCGACAACGGCAGCCAGGACGCAGATGCGGTGCAGTGGCTGGCCGGTATCGATGCCCTGGATAGCGAGCAGGTGCGAGTGCTGCGTTATCCACAGCCGTTCAACTTCTCGGCGATGAACAATTTCGCCGCGCGGCAGGCGCGTGGCGAGTACCTGGTGCTGCTGAACAACGACACCGCGATCATCGATGGCGGCTGGCTCGATGCACTGCTCAACCACGCGCGGCGGCCCGAAGTCGGCGTGGTTGGCGCCAAGCTCTACTACCCCGACGGACGCATCCAGCATGGCGGCGTGGTGCTGGGGCTGAATGGCCCGGCGGACCATCCGTTCATGGGCGCGGAGCACAACGCGCCCGGCTACATGCACCGCCTGCTGGTGGACCAGAACTACAGCGCCGTCACGGCCGCCTGCCTGATGATTCGCCGCAGCCTCTACGATGACGTGCAGGGCATGGACGAGGTCGATTTCAAGGTCTCGTATAACGATGTCGACCTCTGTCTGAAAGCGCGCGAGGCCGGTTATCTCGCGGTATGGACGCCCTACGCCGAGGTACTGCACGAGGGCAGCGTGAGCCAGAAGCACGTCGACCCGGCAACCCAGGCGCAAAAGGCGCAGCGCTTCCAGGGCGAGCAGCAGGCGATGTACCGCAAGTGGTTGCCGCTGCTCGCGCGCGACCCGGCATATAACCGCAACCTCAGCCTGGGCCGCGCTGGCTTCGAGGTGGAGCTGACCCGCAACCTGGCGTGGCAGCCGTTCAGCCAGCCGCTGCGCCCGCGCGTGCTGTGTTATCCCGCCGACCACTTCGGCTGCGGGCATTACCGTGTGCGCCAGCCGTTCCAGAGCCTGCTGCGCCAGGACCTGATCGAGGGCGCGCTGAGCGAGAACCTGCTCGATGCAGTGGAGCTGGCGCGTTTCGAGGCCGATGTCGTGGTGTATCAGCGGCAGACATCGGATGCGCAGTTGGCGTCGATCGAGCGGACGCGGGGCCTGACCGGCGCCTTCCGCGTCTACGAGCTGGACGACTACCTGCCCAACCTGCCGATGAAGAACCTGCACCGCGAGGAGATGCCGAAGGATGTGCTGCGTTCGTTGCGTCGCGCGGTATCGATGATGGACCGCTTCGTGGTTTCCACCGCGCCGTTGGCGGAAGCCTTCGCCGACCTGCATGCTGACATCCGCGTGATGCCCAACCGCTTGCCGGTGGATTGGTGGGGTGGGCTTTCCAGTCAGCGTCGGGTTGGCCGCAAACCGCGTGTCGGCTGGGCCGGCGGAGTAGGGCATAGCGGCGATCTGGAGCTGATTGCCGATGTGGTTCGCGACCTGGCCGGGGAAGTGGAATGGGTGTTCTTCGGCCTCTGCCCCGACAAGCTGCGGCCCTATATCCACGAATGGCATCCGGGTGTGGCCATCGCCGATTACCCGGCTCGGCTGGCGTCGTTGAACCTGGATCTCGCCCTGGCGCCGCTGGAGCAGAACCGGTTCAACGAGTGCAAGAGCAACCTGCGCCTGCTCGAATACGGTGTGCTCGGCTTCCCGGTGATCTGCAGCGACATCCTGCCGTACCGAGGCGACCTGCCGGTGACCCTGGTGAAGAACCGCTACCGCGACTGGGTCGATGCGATCCGCGCGCACCTCGCCGATCTGGATGCCGCCGCGCGAGCCGGCGATGCCCTGCGGGAAGCGGTACGCCGGAACTGGATGCTCGATGGGGCGAATCTTCACGACTGGGCCAGGGTCTGGTTGCCCGACTGA
- a CDS encoding flagellin: protein MALTVNTNIASLNTQRNLNGSSNALSTSLQRLSTGNRINSAKDDAAGLQISNRLSNQISGLNVATRNANDGISLAQTAEGALQQSTNILSRIRDLSLQSANGSNSDADRAALQKEVSAQQAELTRIADTTTFGGRKLLDGSFGTSSFQVGSNAYETIDVSLQNASASAIGSYQVGSEGATAAATVAGTASASGTASGTINIVGGGQTKAIKLADGDSAKVIADKIDGSIPNLSARARTEFTAAVNVTTGNSLSFDVKVGNNTVNLAGVTSTQDLADQLNSNASKLGITASVNDKGVLTVTSATGENVSFSNKTGTGTVDVAVRGSNGKFEATTHDVLTAATSTVTGYVQLNSPTAYSVSGTGTEASQIFGNASAAQKSTVANIDISTADGAQNAIAVIDNALAAIDAQRADLGAVQNRFDNTISNLTNISENVDAARSRIKDTDFASETATLSKNQVLQQAGTAILAQANQLPQSVLSLLR from the coding sequence ATGGCCCTTACCGTCAATACCAACATTGCTTCCCTGAACACCCAGCGTAACCTCAACGGTTCCTCGAACGCGCTGAGCACCTCGCTGCAGCGTCTGTCCACTGGTAACCGCATCAACAGCGCCAAGGACGACGCCGCCGGCCTGCAGATCTCCAACCGTCTGTCCAACCAGATCAGCGGCCTGAACGTTGCCACCCGCAACGCCAACGATGGCATCTCCCTGGCGCAGACCGCTGAAGGTGCCCTGCAGCAGTCCACCAACATCCTGTCGCGTATTCGTGACCTCTCCCTGCAGTCCGCCAACGGCTCCAACAGCGACGCCGACCGTGCCGCCCTGCAGAAGGAAGTGTCCGCCCAGCAGGCCGAACTGACCCGTATCGCCGACACCACCACCTTCGGTGGCCGCAAGCTGCTCGACGGTTCCTTCGGCACCTCCAGCTTCCAGGTCGGTTCCAACGCCTACGAAACCATCGACGTCAGCCTGCAGAACGCCTCGGCCAGCGCCATCGGCTCCTACCAGGTCGGCAGCGAAGGCGCCACCGCTGCCGCTACCGTAGCGGGCACTGCTTCTGCCAGCGGCACCGCCTCGGGCACCATCAATATCGTTGGCGGCGGCCAGACCAAGGCCATCAAGCTCGCCGACGGCGACAGCGCCAAGGTCATCGCCGACAAGATCGACGGCTCCATCCCGAACCTGTCCGCCCGTGCCCGTACCGAGTTCACCGCTGCTGTGAACGTGACCACCGGCAACAGCCTGAGCTTCGACGTGAAAGTCGGCAACAACACCGTGAACCTGGCAGGCGTTACCTCCACCCAGGACCTGGCTGACCAGCTGAACTCCAACGCCTCCAAGCTCGGCATCACCGCCAGCGTGAACGACAAGGGCGTGCTGACCGTCACCTCCGCCACTGGCGAGAACGTGTCCTTCAGCAACAAGACAGGTACCGGCACCGTCGACGTGGCCGTACGTGGCTCCAACGGCAAGTTCGAGGCTACCACCCACGACGTGCTGACTGCTGCCACCAGCACTGTCACCGGCTATGTCCAGTTGAACTCGCCGACCGCCTACTCGGTCAGCGGCACCGGCACCGAAGCTTCGCAGATCTTCGGTAACGCCAGCGCTGCCCAGAAGAGCACTGTCGCCAACATCGACATCTCTACCGCCGATGGCGCCCAGAACGCCATTGCCGTGATCGACAACGCCTTGGCCGCCATCGACGCCCAGCGTGCCGACCTCGGTGCTGTGCAGAACCGCTTCGACAACACCATCTCGAACCTGACCAACATCTCCGAGAACGTCGACGCAGCCCGTAGCCGCATCAAGGACACCGACTTCGCTTCGGAAACTGCAACCCTGTCGAAGAACCAGGTTCTGCAGCAAGCCGGTACCGCGATCCTGGCCCAGGCCAACCAGCTGCCGCAGTCTGTACTCAGCCTGCTCCGCTAA
- a CDS encoding DegT/DnrJ/EryC1/StrS family aminotransferase gives MKVAFLDLHAINARYESRIKAAMERCFDSGWYVLGREVQAFEAAFGNYCGGRRAVGVGNGLDALTLALRALGIGPGDEVIVPGHTFIATWLAVTAVGAEPVPVDVCEHSANLDPMLIERAITPRTRAILPVHLYGHPADMPAILDIASAHGLAVLEDAAQAHGARLHGRVCGSFGDMAGFSFYPGKNLGALGDGGAVVCASDALAERVERLRNYGSRVRYAHEELGCNSRLDELQAAILNVKLDALEAENQRRRQIAARYAQGLAGLAELGLPATAEGAEPVWHLYVVRSAERDALQAYLAAHEVQTLIHYPTTPHRQPAYQGTPAAACAVPVSERLAASVLSLPMGSHLDDAQVDRVVDVIHQFYERRSA, from the coding sequence ATGAAGGTAGCGTTCCTCGACCTCCACGCCATCAACGCCCGCTACGAGTCGCGGATCAAGGCGGCGATGGAGCGCTGCTTCGACAGCGGCTGGTATGTGCTCGGGCGCGAGGTACAGGCCTTCGAAGCCGCCTTCGGCAACTACTGCGGAGGTCGCAGGGCGGTAGGCGTCGGCAATGGCCTGGACGCGTTGACGCTGGCCTTGCGTGCGCTGGGCATCGGGCCGGGCGATGAGGTCATCGTGCCCGGCCACACATTTATCGCCACCTGGCTTGCGGTCACTGCCGTAGGGGCCGAGCCGGTGCCGGTGGATGTCTGCGAGCATTCCGCCAACCTCGACCCGATGCTGATCGAGCGCGCGATCACGCCGCGTACCCGTGCGATCCTGCCGGTGCACCTTTACGGCCATCCCGCGGATATGCCCGCTATTCTGGACATCGCCAGCGCCCACGGTCTGGCGGTGCTGGAGGATGCCGCGCAGGCTCATGGCGCGCGGCTGCACGGCAGGGTGTGCGGCAGCTTTGGCGACATGGCCGGCTTCAGTTTCTACCCCGGCAAGAATCTTGGCGCGCTGGGTGATGGCGGCGCGGTGGTATGTGCGAGCGATGCCCTCGCCGAGCGGGTGGAACGCTTGCGCAACTATGGCTCGCGGGTGCGTTATGCCCACGAGGAGCTGGGCTGCAACTCGCGCCTGGACGAGCTGCAGGCGGCCATTCTCAACGTCAAGCTCGATGCGCTGGAAGCCGAGAACCAGCGTCGCCGGCAGATCGCCGCGCGCTACGCGCAGGGGCTCGCCGGCCTGGCGGAACTCGGGCTGCCGGCCACCGCGGAGGGCGCGGAGCCGGTGTGGCATCTGTACGTGGTGCGCAGCGCGGAGCGCGATGCCCTGCAGGCGTACCTGGCTGCCCATGAGGTGCAGACCCTGATCCATTACCCCACGACTCCGCACCGCCAGCCTGCCTATCAGGGGACGCCTGCGGCCGCCTGCGCGGTGCCGGTCAGCGAACGGCTGGCCGCCAGCGTGCTGAGCCTGCCGATGGGCTCCCATCTCGATGATGCCCAGGTCGACCGGGTCGTCGATGTCATTCACCAGTTCTACGAGCGGCGCAGCGCATGA
- a CDS encoding GNAT family N-acetyltransferase codes for MKAVRYDASLHRGLWDDAVRAARNGVFLFQRGYMDYHAGRFEDCSLLFVDGDERISAILPANRQDGVLHSHAGLTFGGLLLAPETGQRQVMDIFECLLDSLSALEVAELRYKCVPAIYHVRPCEEDRYALFRFGAERYRCDPSSCLAPADLDLSSRRRRGLGKARKQVLEVRESTDWRGFWSVLRENLASRHDTAPVHSEAEIELLASRFPQAIRLFGCFAGERWLAGSVIYDSGQVAHAQYIASTAQGRESGALDLLFTMLVSDVFARSPWFDFGISSEAQGLRLNEGLIDFKEGFGAHTIVHEFHCLRRG; via the coding sequence ATGAAGGCCGTCCGTTATGACGCCAGCCTGCATCGCGGCCTGTGGGATGATGCCGTGCGTGCCGCACGCAATGGCGTGTTCCTGTTCCAGCGCGGCTACATGGATTACCACGCCGGCCGTTTCGAGGATTGCTCACTGCTGTTCGTCGATGGCGACGAGCGCATCAGCGCCATCCTGCCGGCCAACCGCCAGGATGGTGTGCTGCACAGCCATGCCGGCCTCACCTTCGGCGGGTTGCTGCTGGCGCCGGAAACCGGGCAGCGGCAGGTGATGGATATTTTCGAGTGCCTGCTGGACAGCCTGTCGGCGCTGGAGGTAGCCGAGCTGCGCTACAAGTGCGTGCCGGCCATTTACCACGTGCGCCCGTGCGAAGAGGATCGCTATGCGCTGTTCCGCTTCGGCGCAGAGCGTTATCGGTGCGACCCGAGCAGTTGCCTGGCACCGGCAGACCTGGATCTGTCGAGCCGTCGCCGGCGTGGCCTGGGCAAGGCCCGCAAGCAGGTTCTGGAGGTGCGTGAAAGCACCGACTGGCGCGGCTTCTGGTCTGTGCTGCGGGAGAATCTTGCCAGCCGCCACGACACGGCTCCGGTGCACAGCGAGGCGGAAATCGAGCTGCTCGCCTCGCGATTCCCGCAGGCCATCCGCCTGTTCGGCTGCTTCGCCGGCGAGCGCTGGCTGGCCGGCAGCGTAATCTACGACAGCGGCCAGGTGGCGCACGCCCAATACATTGCGTCCACTGCGCAAGGGCGCGAGAGCGGCGCCCTCGACCTGCTGTTCACCATGTTGGTTTCGGATGTCTTCGCCCGCAGCCCGTGGTTCGACTTCGGCATTTCCAGCGAAGCCCAGGGGCTTCGCCTCAACGAGGGGCTGATCGACTTCAAGGAAGGCTTCGGCGCCCACACCATCGTTCATGAATTCCATTGTCTGAGGCGGGGCTGA